The DNA sequence CAACCCTGCGGCGCGGAGAGTTCCCATGGCAGCCATCCCGAAGGAAGCGGAAGATTCCCCCTACAACCCCTGGCGCGACTTCGAGCCGGGTCCGTGGCAGTCGCGCATCAATCTGCGTGACTTCATCCAGCGCAACTACACGCCGTACGAGGGTGACCGCAGCTTTCTCGCCGGGCCGACGGAGCGCACGCGCAAGGTGTGGGAAAAGCTGCTGCCGATGCTCGCCGAGGAAACGAAAAAGGGCGTGCTCGACGTCTCGCAGGAGCCTTCCACCATCGTCGCCCACGGCCCCGGCTACATCGACCGCGATCTCGAACTCATCGTCGGCCTGCAGACGGATGCGCCACTCAAGCGCGCGATCATGCCGAAGGGCGGCTGGCGGGTCGTCGAGGCGAGCCTGAAGGCATACGGCTACGAGCCCGATCCCGAGATCAGGAAGGTCTACACGAAATACTGCAAGACGCACAACGACGGCGTCTTCGATGCGTACACGGCGGACATCCGCAAGGCGCGCAGCTCACACATCGTCACCGGCCTGCCCGACGCCTACGGCCGCGGCCGCATCATCGGCGACTATCGGCGCCTGGCGCTGTATGGTCTCGATGCCCTGATCGAGGCCAAGCAGGTCGAGCGTGCCGAGCTCGACGACCGTCACTCGACGGAGGACGTGATCCGTCTGCGCGAGGAACTCGCCGAGCAGATCAGGTCGCTCAAGCAGATCGGGCAGATGGCGCAAGGCTACGGCTACGACGTGTCGCAGCCGGCCGCGAACGGTCGCGAAGCGGTGCAGTGGACCTACTTCGCGTATCTCGCCGCGATCAAGGAGCAGAACGGCGCAGCGATGTCGGTCGGGCGCATCTCGTCCTTTCTCGACATCTACCTGGAGCGCGACCTGCGCGAGGGCACGCTCACGGAATCGCAGGCACAGGAGCTCATCGACGATCTCGTCATCAAGTTCCGCATCGTGCGCTTCCTGCGCACTCCGGAATACAACCAACTCTTCTCCGGCGATCCCACCTGGGTCACCGAGTTCATCGGCGGCATGGGTGAGGACGGCCGCACGCTGGTGACCAAGACCAGCTTCCGCATTCTCAACACGCTCTACAACCTGGGACCGGCACCCGAGCCTAACCTCACCGTCGGCTGGTCGCCGCGGCTGCCGGACGGCTTCAAGCGCTTCGCCGCCAAATGCTCGATCGACACGAGTTCGATCCAGTACATGTCCGACGACATGATGCGGCCCAAGTTCGGCGACGACGCGGCGATCGCCTGCTGCGTCTCGGGC is a window from the Betaproteobacteria bacterium genome containing:
- a CDS encoding formate acetyltransferase, whose protein sequence is MAAIPKEAEDSPYNPWRDFEPGPWQSRINLRDFIQRNYTPYEGDRSFLAGPTERTRKVWEKLLPMLAEETKKGVLDVSQEPSTIVAHGPGYIDRDLELIVGLQTDAPLKRAIMPKGGWRVVEASLKAYGYEPDPEIRKVYTKYCKTHNDGVFDAYTADIRKARSSHIVTGLPDAYGRGRIIGDYRRLALYGLDALIEAKQVERAELDDRHSTEDVIRLREELAEQIRSLKQIGQMAQGYGYDVSQPAANGREAVQWTYFAYLAAIKEQNGAAMSVGRISSFLDIYLERDLREGTLTESQAQELIDDLVIKFRIVRFLRTPEYNQLFSGDPTWVTEFIGGMGEDGRTLVTKTSFRILNTLYNLGPAPEPNLTVGWSPRLPDGFKRFAAKCSIDTSSIQYMSDDMMRPKFGDDAAIACCVSGMRVGKQMQFFGARVNLPKTLLYAINGGRDEKSGEQIGPMLAPITGDVLDYDEVMERFDTMMEWLAKVYVNALNVIHYMHDKYCYEAVLMALHDRDILRTLACGIAGLSHTADSL